Proteins encoded by one window of Brienomyrus brachyistius isolate T26 chromosome 1, BBRACH_0.4, whole genome shotgun sequence:
- the LOC125740139 gene encoding uncharacterized protein LOC125740139 encodes MEKMAVLLLAISGLHAMSLGPIRSQKAVPVEERRQGTQPSRRHLVDLRTGLVQDHISQMQRRIRDFYVPPTTDQFRQGTQNSQATLVDLNTGLVINPTGEMKRTYGYVYVPPSLDKFRQGTQISQAILVHPMTGETQDLAGEMQRGYWLNDKSRQQPQAAASEPACNGEVISGKCYLFFSSPQTFSEAEAICQSVSSTGHLASVTSPQLHSRLASMVTEANKGPTLTWLGGVVQADSQQWTDGSSWTYSDWMPGQPKAEKDQKQCLEMFKIGERWWSTANCSSKRAFICSYPAAA; translated from the exons ATGGAGAAGATGGCAGTGTTGCTTCTGGCCATATCTG GCCTCCATGCCATGTCGCTTGGCCCAATCCGGTCTCAGAAAGCTGTACCAGTGGAGGAACGCAGACAGGGAACCCAGCCCTCCCGGCGTCACCTGGTCGACCTCCGGACCGGGCTGGTCCAGGACCACATCAGCCAGATGCAGAGGAGAATCAGGGACT TCTATGTCCCTCCCACCACGGACCAATTCAGACAAGGCACCCAGAATTCCCAAGCCACCCTGGTGGACCTAAATACAGGCTTAGTCATAAATCCCACTGGAGAGATGAAGAGAACGTATGGATATG TGTATGTCCCTCCCTCGTTGGACAAGTTCAGGCAAGGTACCCAGATCTCACAGGCCATCTTGGTGCACCCAATGACCGGTGAAACACAAGATCTGGCTGGGGAGATGCAGAGAGGCTACTGGCTAAATG ACAAGTCTAGGCAGCAACCACAGGCTGCAGCATCAGAACCTGCCTGCAATGGTGAGGTCATCAGCGGCAAGTGTTACCTCTTCTTCTCCAGTCCCCAGACATTCAGCGAGGCGGAG GCCATATGCCAGTCCGTATCCTCGACTGGCCACCTGGCCTCCGTGACGAGTCCCCAGCTGCATTCCCGGCTCGCCTCCATGGTGACAGAGGCCAACAAGGGTCCCACCCTCACCTGGCTGGGAGGAGTCGTTCAg GCTGACTCTCAACAATGGACAGATGGCTCTTCCTGGACATACAGTGACTGGATGCCAGGTCAGCCCAAAGCAGAGAAGGACCAGAAGCAGTGCCTAGAGATGTTCAAAATCG GTGAGAGATGGTGGAGCACAGCGAACTGTAGCTCCAAAAGAGCCTTCATCTGCTCCTATCCTGCTGCAGCATGA